One genomic segment of Thalassospiraceae bacterium LMO-SO8 includes these proteins:
- a CDS encoding FecR domain-containing protein, protein MTEADRQAFDAWLAVAPRHRLAYDEVAALWRELAPLDPALSPPQAGWHSPRSANDNRTRHRVLGSLIAACLALFMVGAAWDLPLRLRADRITAAGEQAEVTLSDGTVAFLNTDTAIAVDFSGPDRRVTLLKGEAFFQVAKNPARPFDVEAVGGRARAVGTAYAVRDMDDSARVTVTEGTVRVTSPMRDGAHGEVILTPGERVSYRRGGAPGTVQRIHGGETSALAWRRGVIVLDGAPLDQAFAEIDRYLPGRILLLADAAKLQPVTARLAITSLDGGIRALAATHGLKVTQVTRYLMIIR, encoded by the coding sequence GTGACGGAGGCTGACCGCCAAGCCTTCGACGCATGGTTGGCCGTCGCCCCCCGGCACCGCCTGGCCTATGACGAGGTCGCCGCGCTATGGCGTGAACTGGCCCCTCTCGATCCCGCCCTTTCTCCACCCCAGGCCGGATGGCATTCGCCGCGCTCGGCAAACGACAACCGAACCCGGCATCGAGTTCTGGGCAGCCTGATCGCCGCCTGCCTGGCGTTGTTCATGGTGGGTGCGGCCTGGGACCTGCCATTACGCCTGCGGGCCGACCGCATTACCGCCGCAGGTGAGCAGGCAGAGGTAACCCTATCCGACGGCACCGTCGCCTTCCTGAATACGGATACAGCCATCGCTGTCGATTTCAGCGGACCCGACCGCCGGGTGACCCTGCTGAAGGGCGAGGCCTTTTTCCAGGTTGCCAAGAACCCCGCCCGCCCCTTCGATGTGGAAGCGGTGGGCGGCCGCGCGCGGGCCGTCGGCACGGCCTATGCCGTGCGTGACATGGACGACAGCGCCCGGGTCACGGTGACCGAGGGCACGGTGCGCGTCACGTCACCGATGCGCGATGGAGCGCACGGTGAAGTCATCCTCACCCCCGGTGAGCGGGTATCCTACCGCCGCGGCGGCGCGCCGGGGACGGTCCAACGCATACACGGCGGCGAGACGAGTGCGTTGGCTTGGCGGCGCGGCGTGATCGTCCTCGACGGCGCGCCATTGGATCAGGCCTTTGCCGAGATCGACCGCTATCTGCCGGGGCGCATCCTTTTGCTGGCCGACGCGGCGAAACTGCAGCCCGTGACCGCGCGGCTGGCCATCACATCGCTGGACGGCGGGATCCGCGCGTTGGCCGCCACCCATGGGCTGAAGGTGACGCAGGTGACGCGCTATCTGATGATCATCCGCTGA
- a CDS encoding hydroxyacid dehydrogenase produces MSRTLAYFNKFVDPIAMDILAAAPEITPQRIAFEDDADHNWNLLAQVHGIQFMPTNETPKAWYPNRAFLERCPNLLAVSSTGAGYDMIDVDACNDLGIMVVNNSGANSVSVAQHVLGLALTLSKQIAQTDKAIRANPRIDRQNFIGSELTGKTVGIVGLGNIGRLVAGYVKVFGAKAIAYDPYISDADFAERGAEKVDFETLFREADIVSINCPLNAETRGMVDARAFAFMKPTAYFITTARGGIANEDALVAALREKRIQGAGLDVFEIEPTGNADNRFVEFDNVLLSPHNAGVTYECNYNMAKAAAEQWVAILRGEKPPRLKNPEVWGRYTERFTQVFGQGVAAE; encoded by the coding sequence ATGTCGCGCACTCTCGCCTACTTCAACAAATTCGTCGATCCCATCGCCATGGACATCCTGGCCGCCGCGCCGGAGATCACGCCTCAGCGCATCGCCTTCGAAGACGATGCCGACCACAATTGGAACCTTCTTGCCCAAGTCCACGGCATTCAGTTCATGCCGACCAACGAAACCCCGAAAGCCTGGTATCCGAACCGGGCGTTCCTGGAACGCTGCCCCAATCTTCTGGCCGTGTCCTCGACCGGGGCTGGTTACGATATGATCGACGTCGATGCGTGCAACGATCTGGGCATCATGGTGGTCAACAATTCGGGCGCCAATTCGGTGTCTGTGGCGCAGCATGTGCTGGGTCTGGCGCTGACGCTGTCCAAGCAGATCGCGCAGACCGACAAGGCGATCCGCGCCAACCCGAGGATCGATCGTCAGAACTTCATCGGCTCGGAGTTGACCGGCAAGACGGTGGGCATCGTCGGCCTGGGCAACATCGGCCGGCTGGTCGCGGGCTATGTGAAGGTGTTCGGCGCCAAGGCGATTGCCTATGACCCTTATATCAGCGACGCCGATTTTGCCGAACGCGGGGCGGAAAAGGTCGATTTCGAAACCCTGTTCCGGGAAGCCGACATCGTGTCCATCAACTGTCCGCTGAACGCCGAGACCCGCGGCATGGTCGATGCCCGCGCTTTCGCGTTCATGAAGCCCACGGCTTATTTCATCACCACGGCGCGGGGTGGTATCGCCAACGAGGACGCGCTGGTCGCGGCGCTGCGTGAAAAACGTATCCAGGGGGCCGGGCTCGACGTGTTCGAGATCGAACCCACGGGCAATGCCGACAACCGATTTGTCGAATTCGATAACGTGCTGCTGTCGCCCCACAACGCGGGCGTCACTTATGAGTGCAACTACAACATGGCGAAGGCGGCGGCCGAGCAATGGGTCGCGATCCTGCGCGGTGAAAAGCCGCCGCGCCTGAAGAACCCGGAGGTCTGGGGCCGCTATACCGAACGGTTCACGCAGGTCTTCGGCCAGGGCGTCGCCGCGGAATAA
- a CDS encoding hydantoinase B/oxoprolinase family protein, translating to MADQTQSSGWHVWIDRGGTFTDLVARAPDGRLVTHKLLSENPDQYEDAALQGIRDILGLAAGEAIPRDAVSIVKMGTTVATNALLERKGDRTVLAITDGFSDALRIGYQARPNIFARHIELPEMLYERVVEVGERLNAQGEVLTPLDENRLRAGLQDAFDAGIRAAAIVFMHGYRYPDHERRAARIARDIGFTQVSVSHQVSPLMKLVSRGDTTVVDAYLSPILRRYVDRVAADLGDTPLQFMQSNGGLTDARLFQGKDSILSGPAGGVVGMVETARMAGFAKVIGFDMGGTSTDVSHYDGEYERTFETLVAGVRMRAPMMNIHTVAAGGGSILHFDGARYRVGPDSAGADPGPACYRRGGPLTVTDCNVMLGKVQPQYFPAVFGPDADQPLDDRAVRRKFEDMAQTIHEQTGDDRAPEEVAEGFLKIAVENMANAIKKISVQRGHDVTGYVLNCFGGAAGQHACLVADALGMNTVFLHPFAGVLSAYGMGLADVRAIREKAVEAPLAAGLTAPLMELIEGLEKEARAEIDGQGIAKDNIETFRRAHLRYKGTDTALIVPFGDRNKMIDEFETLHRQRYGFTAPGRGHIIEAVSVEVVGRAGMAEDPDIADIPGVAALRPMTLVPMTSGGRTYETPVYRTEALLPGDRLAGPTILVENTSTIVVEPGWAAEMTRKGHLILTRAEPRPEVHAIGTQADPVMLEIFNNLFMSIAEQMGTTLANTSYSVNIKERLDFSCAVFDRKGELIANAPHIPVHLGSMGESIRAVMRDNAGRIKPGNVYALNAPYNGGTHLPDVTVITPVFDDKGEDILFYVGSRGHHADIGGITPGSMPPDSKTVEEEGVLIDNFLLVDQGNLREDALRELLCGGPYPVRNFDQNLADLAAQIAANEKGAQELRKMVDHFGLKTVWAYMDHVQDNAEESVRRVLDVLTDGQFTCEMDNGAVIDVKIKVNHKKREATLDFSGSSAQLDSNFNAPTAVCHAAVLYTFRTLIDDDIPLNAGCLKPLKLVIPKKSMLSPEYPAAVVAGNVETSMIVTDALFGALGALASSQGTCNNFTFGNDRHQYYETICGGSGAGPDFDGTNAVHTHMTNTRLTDPEVLEWRFPVMVERFAIRRGSGGAGAHRGGDGVVRRIRFLEDMTAAILSSHRRVPPHGIDGGGPGAVGRNAVERAGGGVEELTGTDRRELKPGDVFIIETPGGGGFGAA from the coding sequence ATGGCGGACCAAACACAATCATCGGGCTGGCACGTCTGGATCGACCGGGGCGGCACCTTCACGGATCTGGTCGCGCGGGCACCGGACGGGCGGCTGGTCACCCATAAGCTGCTGTCGGAAAACCCGGACCAGTACGAAGACGCGGCCCTGCAGGGCATCCGCGACATCCTGGGTCTGGCCGCCGGGGAAGCGATCCCCCGGGATGCGGTCAGCATCGTCAAGATGGGCACCACCGTGGCCACCAATGCGCTGCTGGAGCGCAAGGGCGACCGCACGGTGTTGGCCATCACCGACGGCTTCAGCGACGCGCTGCGCATCGGTTATCAGGCCCGCCCGAACATCTTCGCCCGCCATATCGAACTGCCGGAAATGCTCTATGAACGCGTGGTCGAGGTCGGCGAGCGCCTGAACGCCCAGGGCGAGGTTCTGACACCGCTTGACGAAAACCGCCTTCGCGCCGGGTTGCAGGACGCCTTCGACGCCGGCATCCGCGCCGCCGCCATCGTGTTCATGCACGGCTACCGCTATCCGGACCACGAACGCCGCGCCGCCCGGATCGCCCGCGACATCGGCTTCACCCAGGTCTCCGTCAGCCACCAGGTCAGCCCCCTGATGAAACTGGTCAGCCGCGGCGACACCACGGTGGTCGACGCCTATCTGTCGCCGATCCTGCGCCGCTATGTCGACCGGGTGGCGGCGGACCTGGGCGACACGCCGCTTCAGTTCATGCAGTCCAACGGCGGACTGACCGACGCGCGCCTGTTCCAGGGCAAGGATTCGATCCTGTCCGGCCCCGCCGGCGGCGTGGTTGGGATGGTCGAGACGGCGCGCATGGCGGGCTTCGCCAAGGTCATCGGCTTCGACATGGGCGGCACCTCCACGGACGTGTCGCACTATGACGGAGAGTACGAGCGCACCTTCGAGACCCTGGTCGCGGGCGTGCGCATGCGGGCCCCGATGATGAACATCCACACGGTCGCCGCCGGCGGCGGATCGATCCTGCATTTCGACGGGGCCAGATACCGGGTCGGTCCCGACAGCGCCGGCGCCGATCCGGGCCCGGCGTGCTACCGCCGGGGCGGGCCGCTGACCGTCACCGACTGCAACGTCATGCTGGGCAAGGTGCAGCCCCAATACTTCCCCGCCGTGTTCGGCCCCGACGCCGATCAGCCGCTGGACGACCGCGCCGTGCGCCGCAAGTTTGAGGACATGGCCCAGACCATCCACGAACAGACCGGCGACGACCGCGCGCCGGAAGAGGTCGCCGAGGGCTTCCTCAAGATCGCCGTTGAAAACATGGCCAACGCCATCAAGAAGATTTCCGTGCAGCGCGGCCACGACGTGACCGGCTACGTGCTCAACTGCTTCGGCGGCGCGGCGGGGCAGCATGCCTGCCTGGTCGCCGACGCGCTCGGCATGAACACGGTGTTCCTGCATCCCTTCGCGGGCGTTCTGTCGGCCTACGGCATGGGGCTGGCCGACGTGCGGGCGATCCGCGAGAAGGCGGTGGAGGCGCCGCTGGCCGCCGGTCTGACCGCGCCCCTGATGGAACTCATCGAAGGGCTGGAAAAGGAGGCCCGCGCCGAGATCGACGGCCAGGGCATCGCCAAGGACAACATCGAAACCTTCCGCCGCGCCCATCTTCGCTACAAGGGCACGGACACGGCCCTGATCGTGCCCTTCGGCGACCGCAACAAGATGATCGACGAGTTCGAGACCCTGCACCGCCAACGCTACGGCTTCACCGCCCCCGGCCGCGGGCACATCATCGAGGCCGTGTCGGTCGAGGTCGTCGGCCGCGCCGGCATGGCGGAAGACCCGGACATCGCCGACATCCCCGGCGTGGCGGCCCTGCGCCCCATGACCCTGGTGCCCATGACCTCGGGCGGCAGAACGTACGAGACGCCCGTCTATAGGACCGAGGCGCTGCTGCCGGGCGACCGTCTGGCCGGACCCACGATCCTGGTCGAGAACACCTCGACCATCGTGGTCGAGCCGGGTTGGGCCGCGGAGATGACCCGCAAGGGTCACCTGATCCTGACCCGCGCCGAGCCGCGCCCGGAAGTCCACGCCATCGGCACCCAGGCCGATCCGGTGATGCTGGAAATCTTCAACAACCTGTTCATGTCGATCGCCGAACAGATGGGCACGACCCTGGCCAACACCAGCTATTCCGTGAACATCAAGGAACGGCTCGATTTCTCCTGCGCCGTGTTCGACCGCAAGGGCGAATTGATCGCCAACGCGCCGCATATCCCGGTGCATCTGGGGTCCATGGGCGAAAGCATCCGCGCCGTGATGCGGGACAACGCAGGCCGGATAAAACCCGGCAACGTCTATGCCCTGAACGCCCCCTACAACGGCGGCACCCACCTGCCGGACGTCACGGTCATCACGCCCGTGTTCGACGACAAGGGCGAGGACATCCTGTTCTACGTCGGCTCGCGCGGCCATCACGCCGACATCGGCGGCATCACGCCCGGCTCCATGCCGCCTGACTCGAAGACGGTCGAGGAAGAAGGTGTTTTGATCGACAACTTCCTGCTGGTCGATCAGGGCAATCTGCGCGAGGACGCCCTGCGTGAATTGCTGTGCGGCGGCCCCTACCCCGTGCGGAATTTTGATCAAAATTTGGCTGATCTGGCGGCCCAGATCGCGGCCAACGAAAAGGGTGCGCAGGAACTGCGCAAGATGGTCGATCACTTCGGCCTGAAAACGGTCTGGGCCTATATGGACCATGTCCAGGACAACGCCGAGGAAAGCGTGCGCCGGGTGCTCGACGTGCTGACCGACGGGCAGTTCACCTGCGAGATGGACAACGGCGCCGTGATCGACGTGAAGATCAAGGTCAACCATAAGAAGCGCGAGGCGACCTTGGATTTCTCGGGCTCGTCCGCGCAGCTGGACAGCAACTTCAACGCGCCCACCGCCGTCTGCCACGCGGCGGTGCTCTACACCTTCCGCACGCTGATCGACGACGACATTCCCCTCAACGCCGGCTGCCTGAAGCCGCTCAAGCTGGTGATCCCCAAGAAATCCATGCTGTCGCCCGAATATCCCGCCGCCGTGGTCGCGGGCAACGTGGAAACCAGCATGATCGTCACCGACGCGCTGTTCGGCGCCCTGGGGGCCCTCGCCTCCAGCCAGGGGACCTGCAACAACTTCACCTTCGGCAACGACCGCCATCAGTACTACGAAACCATCTGCGGCGGGTCCGGCGCGGGGCCTGATTTCGACGGCACGAACGCGGTGCACACCCACATGACCAATACCCGCCTGACCGACCCGGAAGTCCTGGAATGGCGCTTCCCGGTCATGGTCGAGCGCTTCGCGATCCGCCGGGGCTCGGGCGGCGCCGGGGCCCACCGGGGCGGCGACGGCGTGGTGCGGCGCATCCGCTTCCTCGAGGACATGACGGCGGCGATCCTGTCCAGCCATCGCCGCGTGCCGCCCCACGGGATCGACGGCGGCGGCCCCGGCGCGGTCGGCCGCAACGCCGTGGAACGGGCCGGCGGCGGGGTGGAGGAGCTGACCGGCACGGACCGCCGCGAGCTGAAACCCGGCGACGTGTTCATCATCGAAACGCCGGGCGGCGGCGGTTTCGGCGCGGCTTAG
- a CDS encoding RNA polymerase sigma factor, translating to MNESLLLRAYHEHEWELLRFLGRRLGSRSLASDIAHDLYVKLLRADDEPPVHNRRAYLFTMAANLATDHVRVEKRRGEILTESDGAVWRQTEDLTPERHALARAELTHMEAAIASLPDRCRRVFLLARFDDLSQPQIAAELGIGVTTVYKDLKTALNTLIEARRRFHDDLTG from the coding sequence ATGAACGAGTCGCTGCTACTGCGCGCCTATCATGAACACGAATGGGAATTGCTGCGCTTCCTCGGCCGGCGGCTGGGATCCCGTTCACTTGCGTCTGACATCGCTCATGACCTTTATGTAAAGCTTCTGCGCGCCGACGATGAACCGCCCGTGCACAATCGGCGCGCCTATTTGTTCACCATGGCCGCCAATCTGGCGACGGACCATGTTCGGGTCGAGAAACGGCGGGGCGAGATTTTGACCGAGTCCGACGGCGCCGTCTGGCGCCAGACCGAGGATTTGACTCCCGAACGCCATGCGCTCGCCCGGGCCGAACTGACCCATATGGAGGCCGCGATTGCCTCCCTTCCCGATCGCTGCCGCCGGGTGTTCCTTTTGGCCCGCTTCGACGACCTTTCTCAACCTCAGATCGCGGCGGAACTGGGGATCGGCGTGACCACGGTCTACAAAGACCTGAAAACCGCTCTTAACACCCTGATCGAAGCCCGCCGCCGGTTCCACGATGACCTGACCGGATGA
- a CDS encoding NAD(P)/FAD-dependent oxidoreductase: MAEQVDTVVIGAGVVGLACARTLAQAGRDVILLEKADDIGTGTSSRNSEVIHGGIYYPKDSLKALCCVEGKQMLYEYCASHGVEHNRIGKIIVAITEDEVSKLEELKAKGEANGVHDLTWLDARQMKEMEPNVTAAAGLLSPSTGIVESHGYMLSLQGELEDRGGMIAFNTPVEGGEVLADGRIRIRAGGDAPMELDCSLVVNAGGLYAQHIARAIDGIPADSIPGIFYAKGHYFTIAGKSPFNHLIYPAPVPGGLGTHSTLDLGGGTKFGPDVEWLDVTHPDQIDYKVDESRVDSFYTAIRRYWPGLADGALSPGYTGVRPKLTNSNDKYAADFVIQGADVHGLANYVGLYGIESPGLTSSLAIAKRVTALVPS, encoded by the coding sequence GGCCGACGATATCGGCACCGGCACCAGTTCCCGCAATTCCGAGGTCATCCACGGCGGCATCTATTATCCCAAGGATTCGCTGAAGGCGCTGTGCTGTGTCGAGGGCAAGCAAATGCTCTACGAATATTGCGCAAGCCACGGGGTCGAGCACAACCGGATCGGCAAAATCATCGTCGCCATCACCGAGGACGAGGTTTCCAAGCTGGAGGAACTGAAGGCCAAGGGCGAGGCCAACGGCGTTCACGACCTGACCTGGCTGGACGCCAGGCAGATGAAGGAGATGGAGCCCAACGTGACGGCGGCGGCGGGCCTGCTGTCGCCCTCCACCGGCATCGTTGAAAGCCACGGCTACATGCTGTCGTTGCAGGGCGAACTGGAAGACCGGGGCGGCATGATCGCCTTCAACACCCCGGTGGAAGGCGGCGAGGTGCTGGCCGACGGGCGCATCCGCATCCGCGCCGGCGGTGACGCCCCCATGGAACTGGACTGTTCCCTGGTGGTCAACGCGGGCGGGCTTTACGCCCAGCACATCGCCCGCGCCATCGACGGCATCCCGGCGGACAGCATCCCCGGAATTTTCTACGCCAAGGGCCACTATTTCACCATCGCCGGCAAAAGCCCCTTCAACCACCTGATCTATCCGGCCCCCGTGCCGGGCGGGCTCGGCACCCATTCGACCCTCGATCTCGGCGGCGGCACCAAGTTCGGGCCCGACGTGGAATGGCTCGACGTCACCCATCCGGACCAGATCGACTACAAGGTGGACGAAAGCCGGGTCGACAGCTTCTACACCGCCATCCGCCGTTACTGGCCGGGGCTGGCCGACGGCGCGCTGTCACCGGGTTACACCGGCGTACGGCCCAAGTTGACCAACAGCAACGACAAATACGCCGCCGACTTCGTCATCCAGGGCGCGGACGTACACGGGCTGGCCAATTACGTCGGCCTTTACGGCATCGAAAGCCCGGGGCTGACCTCGTCACTCGCGATCGCCAAACGGGTCACGGCGCTGGTTCCGTCCTAG